In Camelina sativa cultivar DH55 chromosome 16, Cs, whole genome shotgun sequence, a single window of DNA contains:
- the LOC104752015 gene encoding 5'-nucleotidase domain-containing protein DDB_G0275467-like isoform X3 has translation MTSSRRLLPLGASLTRGSFATDQIRNGFLTSFRGFATVTSSESEAALANLEAKYAVALPECSTLDEEITKIRREFELAKQRFLNIPEAINSMPKMNPQGIYVNKNLRLDNIQVYGFDYDYTLAHYSSHLQSLIYDLAKQHMVNEFRYPDACFQFKYDPTFPIRGLYYDKQKGCLMKLDFFGSIEPDGCYFGRRKLSRKEIESMYGTRHIGRDQARGLVGLMDFFCFSEACLIADMVQYFVDAKLEFDASNIYNDVNRAIQHVHRSGLVHRGILADPNRYLLKNGQLLRFLRMLKDKGKKLFLLTNSPYHFVDGGMRYLMEDSFGLRDSWRELFDVVIAKANKPEFYTSEHPFRCYDSERDNLAFTKVDAFDPKKVYYHGCLKSFLQITKWHGPEVIYFGDHLFSDLRGPSKAGWRTAAIIHELEREIQIQNGDSYRFEQAKFHIIQELLGRFHATVSDTHRSEACQSLLDELNNARQRARDTMKQMFNRSFGATFVTDTGQESAFSYHIHQYADVYTSKPENFLLYRPEAWLHVPYDIKIMPHHVKVASNLFGT, from the exons ATGACTTCGTCTCgccgtcttcttcctctcggaGCATCGCTCAct AGAGGATCATTTGCTACAGATCAAATCCGAAATG GATTTCTAACAAGTTTCCGAGGATTCGCCACCGTTACTTCGTCGGAGTCGGAGGCGGCGTTAGCCAATCTCGAAGCGAAATATGCCGTCGCTTTGCCGGAATGTTCTACTTTAGATGAGGAGATCACGAAGATCCGGCGCGAATTCGAGCTGGCGAAACAGAGGTTTCTTAATATCCCTGAAGCAATTAATAGTATGCCTAAGATGAATCCTCAAG GGATATATGTTAATAAGAATCTGAGATTGGATAATATACAAGTTTATGGATTTGATTATGATTACACTTTGGCACACTACTCATCTCACTTGCAGAGCTTGATCTATGATCTTGCCAAGCAGCATATGGTTAATGAG TTTAGATATCCTGATGCTTGCTTCCAGTTCAAGTATGATCCGACTTTTCCCATCCGAGGTTTGTACTATGATAAACAAAAAGGTTGCCTCATGAAATTGGATTTCTTTGGTTCTATTGAGCCAGACGGGTGTTATTTCGGTCGTCGTAAG CTTAGTAGGAAGGAAATAGAGAGTATGTATGGAACACGACACATTGGTCGTGATCAAGCGAGAGGTCTGGTGGGATTGATGGATTTCTTCTGTTTCAGCGAG GCCTGTCTAATTGCAGACATGGTTCAATATTTTGTTGACGCCAAACTTGAGTTTGATGCCTCTAACATCTACAATGATGTCAATCGTGCTATTCAACATGTCCATAGAAGTGGATTGGTTCATAGAGGGATTCTTGCTGATCCTAACAGATATTTGCTAAAAAAT GGTCAGCTTCTACGTTTCCTTAGAATGCTGAAAGATAAAGGAAAGAAGCTTTTTTTGCTGACCAACTCTCCGTATCATTTTGTTGATGGTGGAATGCGCTATCTGATGGAG GACTCTTTTGGCCTCAGAGATTCCTGGCGAGAGCTCTTTGATGTTGTGATTGCTAAAGCAAACAAACCAGAATTTTACACATCTGAGCACCCTTTCCG TTGTTACGATTCTGAGAGGGATAATTTGGCGTTTACAAAAGTGGATGCATTTGACCCGAAGAAAGTTTACTACCATGGCTGTCTAAAATCCTTCCTTCAAATCACAAAGTGGCATGGCCCTGAG GTTATTTATTTCGGAGATCACTTATTTAGTGATCTAAGAGGGCCTTCAAAAGCTGGTTGGCGAACTGCTGCGATAATTCATGAGCTCGAG CGAGAGATACAGATACAAAATGGTGATAGCTACCGGTTTGAGCAG GCAAAATTCCATATTATCCAAGAGTTACTCGGTAGATTTCACGCGACTGTATCAGACACTCATAGAAGCGAAGCATGCCAATCTCTTTTGGATGAGCTGAACAATGCAAGACAGAGAGCACGAGACACAATGAAACAAATGTTTAACAGATCGTTCGGAGCTACATTTGTCACAGACACTGGTCAAGAATCAGCATTCTCCTATCACATCCACCAATACGCAGACGTTTACACCAGTAAACCTGAGAATTTTCTGTTATACCGACCTGAAGCTTGGCTTCACGTTCCTTATGATATCAAGATCATGCCACATCATGTGAAG GTGGCTTCAAACCTTTTCGGAACCTGA
- the LOC104752015 gene encoding 5'-nucleotidase domain-containing protein DDB_G0275467-like isoform X1 produces MTSSRRLLPLGASLTRGSFATDQIRNGFLTSFRGFATVTSSESEAALANLEAKYAVALPECSTLDEEITKIRREFELAKQRFLNIPEAINSMPKMNPQGIYVNKNLRLDNIQVYGFDYDYTLAHYSSHLQSLIYDLAKQHMVNEVVESLILMAVSFNPNCFFFFLSIVFRITCSLFLQFRYPDACFQFKYDPTFPIRGLYYDKQKGCLMKLDFFGSIEPDGCYFGRRKLSRKEIESMYGTRHIGRDQARGLVGLMDFFCFSEACLIADMVQYFVDAKLEFDASNIYNDVNRAIQHVHRSGLVHRGILADPNRYLLKNGQLLRFLRMLKDKGKKLFLLTNSPYHFVDGGMRYLMEDSFGLRDSWRELFDVVIAKANKPEFYTSEHPFRCYDSERDNLAFTKVDAFDPKKVYYHGCLKSFLQITKWHGPEVIYFGDHLFSDLRGPSKAGWRTAAIIHELEREIQIQNGDSYRFEQAKFHIIQELLGRFHATVSDTHRSEACQSLLDELNNARQRARDTMKQMFNRSFGATFVTDTGQESAFSYHIHQYADVYTSKPENFLLYRPEAWLHVPYDIKIMPHHVKVASNLFGT; encoded by the exons ATGACTTCGTCTCgccgtcttcttcctctcggaGCATCGCTCAct AGAGGATCATTTGCTACAGATCAAATCCGAAATG GATTTCTAACAAGTTTCCGAGGATTCGCCACCGTTACTTCGTCGGAGTCGGAGGCGGCGTTAGCCAATCTCGAAGCGAAATATGCCGTCGCTTTGCCGGAATGTTCTACTTTAGATGAGGAGATCACGAAGATCCGGCGCGAATTCGAGCTGGCGAAACAGAGGTTTCTTAATATCCCTGAAGCAATTAATAGTATGCCTAAGATGAATCCTCAAG GGATATATGTTAATAAGAATCTGAGATTGGATAATATACAAGTTTATGGATTTGATTATGATTACACTTTGGCACACTACTCATCTCACTTGCAGAGCTTGATCTATGATCTTGCCAAGCAGCATATGGTTAATGAGGTAGTAGAATCTCTTATTCTTATGGCAGTTTCTTTTAAcccaaactgtttttttttttttttgagtattgtTTTCAGAATTACTTGTTCTTTGTTCTTGCAGTTTAGATATCCTGATGCTTGCTTCCAGTTCAAGTATGATCCGACTTTTCCCATCCGAGGTTTGTACTATGATAAACAAAAAGGTTGCCTCATGAAATTGGATTTCTTTGGTTCTATTGAGCCAGACGGGTGTTATTTCGGTCGTCGTAAG CTTAGTAGGAAGGAAATAGAGAGTATGTATGGAACACGACACATTGGTCGTGATCAAGCGAGAGGTCTGGTGGGATTGATGGATTTCTTCTGTTTCAGCGAG GCCTGTCTAATTGCAGACATGGTTCAATATTTTGTTGACGCCAAACTTGAGTTTGATGCCTCTAACATCTACAATGATGTCAATCGTGCTATTCAACATGTCCATAGAAGTGGATTGGTTCATAGAGGGATTCTTGCTGATCCTAACAGATATTTGCTAAAAAAT GGTCAGCTTCTACGTTTCCTTAGAATGCTGAAAGATAAAGGAAAGAAGCTTTTTTTGCTGACCAACTCTCCGTATCATTTTGTTGATGGTGGAATGCGCTATCTGATGGAG GACTCTTTTGGCCTCAGAGATTCCTGGCGAGAGCTCTTTGATGTTGTGATTGCTAAAGCAAACAAACCAGAATTTTACACATCTGAGCACCCTTTCCG TTGTTACGATTCTGAGAGGGATAATTTGGCGTTTACAAAAGTGGATGCATTTGACCCGAAGAAAGTTTACTACCATGGCTGTCTAAAATCCTTCCTTCAAATCACAAAGTGGCATGGCCCTGAG GTTATTTATTTCGGAGATCACTTATTTAGTGATCTAAGAGGGCCTTCAAAAGCTGGTTGGCGAACTGCTGCGATAATTCATGAGCTCGAG CGAGAGATACAGATACAAAATGGTGATAGCTACCGGTTTGAGCAG GCAAAATTCCATATTATCCAAGAGTTACTCGGTAGATTTCACGCGACTGTATCAGACACTCATAGAAGCGAAGCATGCCAATCTCTTTTGGATGAGCTGAACAATGCAAGACAGAGAGCACGAGACACAATGAAACAAATGTTTAACAGATCGTTCGGAGCTACATTTGTCACAGACACTGGTCAAGAATCAGCATTCTCCTATCACATCCACCAATACGCAGACGTTTACACCAGTAAACCTGAGAATTTTCTGTTATACCGACCTGAAGCTTGGCTTCACGTTCCTTATGATATCAAGATCATGCCACATCATGTGAAG GTGGCTTCAAACCTTTTCGGAACCTGA
- the LOC104752016 gene encoding probable polygalacturonase, whose translation MEFSMKSSTLKMIQTSFCILVVLAISSFSMMESRDLGIQGKANVKYMALNCRKHSAVLTEFGAVGDGKTSNTKAFKEAITKLAPKAADGGVQLIVPPGKWLTGSFNLTSHFTLFIKKGATILASQDESEYPVVAPLPSYGQGRDAAGPTYASLISGTNLTDVVITGNNGTINGQGKYWWVKYRSGGFKSITRPYTIEIISSKNVQISDITIIDSPSWNIHPVYCNNVIVKGVTILAPIDSPNTDGINPDSCTNTLIEDCYVVSGDDCIAVKSGWDQFGIKVGKPTQQLSIRRLTCISPDSAGIALGSEMSGGIKDVRIEDITLLQTQSAIRIKTAVGRGGYVKDIFARKFTMKTMQYVFWMSGAYNQHPVSGFDPKAMPQITNINYSDMTADNVTQPARLDGLKNDPFTKICMSNINIALAPKPKKLLWNCTNISGVSSKVTPKPCSLLPERGAPVHCAFPVDKIPIESVVLKKCSXKKKKKKKEMLYLEIVPEILLNYIFINIYIVF comes from the exons ATGGAGTTCTCTATGAAATCTTCAACTCTAAAG ATGATTCAAACAAGTTTTTGTATATTAGTAGTTTTGGCTATTAGTAGTTTTTCGATGATGGAATCTCGGGATCTAGGCATACAAGGAAAGGCAAATGTTAAATATATGGCGTTGAATTGTCGAAAACATAGCGCAGTTTTAACAGAATTTGGAGCAGTTGGTGATGGAAAGACGTCGAACACGAAAGCGTTTAAAGAAGCCATAACCAAGCTTGCTCCAAAGGCGGCCGACGGCGGAGTGCAACTCATTGTTCCACCAGGGAAATGGCTAACGGGAAGTTTTAACCTCACAAGCCATTTTACTTTGTTCATCAAAAAAGGTGCAACTATTCTTGCTTCTCAG GATGAATCTGAGTACCCAGTTGTTGCACCTTTGCCATCGTACGGACAAGGAAGAGATGCAGCAGGGCCAACATATGCTAGTTTAATCTCTGGCACAAACCTAACTGATGTTGTTATTACCG GTAACAACGGAACGATCAACGGGCAAGGGAAATACTGGTGGGTGAAGTACCGTAGTGGTGGATTTAAGTCGATCACGAGACCTTACACAATCGAAATCATATCCTCTAAAAACGTTCAGATCTCAGACATCACAATCATTGATTCGCCTTCGTGGAACATTCATCCCGTGTATTGTAACAATGTTATTGTCAAAGGCGTTACCATTCTTGCTCCTATCGATTCTCCTAATACCGATGGAATCAACCCGG ATTCATGCACCAACACATTAATAGAAGACTGTTACGTAGTCTCCGGAGACGATTGCATCGCCGTGAAGAGCGGTTGGGATCAGTTTGGTATCAAAGTCGGCAAGCCAACTCAACAACTGTCGATCAGACGGCTCACATGCATCTCTCCCGACAGCGCTGGAATAGCACTCGGAAGCGAAATGTCCGGTGGAATCAAAGATGTTAGAATCGAAGACATTACATTACTCCAGACACAATCCGCTATCCGAATCAAAACCGCAGTTGGTCGTGGTGGTTACGTTAAGGATATTTTCGCCCGAAAGTTTACCATGAAAACCATGCAATACGTTTTCTGGATGAGCGGTGCATATAACCAACACCCCGTTTCAGGGTTTGATCCCAAGGCTATGCCCCAAATTACAAACATTAACTACAGTGACATGACCGCAGATAATGTCACGCAACCCGCAAGGCTAGATGGGTTGAAGAACGATCCTTTCACAAAGATATGTATGTCGAATATAAACATTGCTTTGGCTCCGAAACCAAAGAAGTTGTTGTGGAATTGTACTAACATCTCCGGGGTTTCAAGTAAGGTGACGCCCAAACCGTGTAGTTTGTTGCCGGAGAGAGGAGCTCCGGTTCATTGTGCTTTTCCGGTTGATAAGATTCCTATTGAATCTGTTGTCCTGAAGAAATGTTCTNaaaaaaaaaaaaaaaaaaaaaaggaaatgctCTACTTAGAAATTGTGCCGGAGatattacttaattatatattcataaatatatacattgtcTTTTAA
- the LOC104752017 gene encoding defensin-like protein 181, with protein MERTPTLASLVSLLIIFASVVEQTRADKCNERLGPCDGCDQRCKARYGGSCESKCDGIVGMLSCTCIYQCHPRKVCNAGLGNCGMSCNSQCCNAKCAQRYSGGGGFCNNVAGFSVCQCSYPC; from the exons ATGGAGAGGACACCTACACTTGCATCCCTTGTTAGCCTACTTATCATATTTGCCTcag TTGTTGAACAGACAAGAGCAGATAAATGCAACGAGAGGCTAGGCCCTTGCGACGGTTGTGACCAAAGATGTAAGGCCAGATACGGGGGATCGTGTGAAAGCAAATGTGACGGTATCGTTGGAATGTTGTCGTGCACGTGCATTTACCAGTGCCACCCCCGAAAGGTTTGCAATGCTGGGCTTGGCAATTGCGGTATGAGCTGTAATAGTCAATGTTGTAATGCAAAATGCGCACAAAGATACAGTGGTGGAGGTGGATTTTGTAACAACGTTGCTGGCTTTAGTGTGTGCCAATGCTCGTACCCTTGCTGA
- the LOC104753954 gene encoding defensin-like protein 181 codes for MKMMTPSLVSLVILIIFASVVEQTRASICVDNLGHCNDCDQRCKAKHGASGISRCDGPVGMSLCTCSYECPKFCRIGLGNCGESCNDQCCDAKCAQSYNSGHGICDTHNEISLCQCKYPCSDPKTRL; via the exons atgaagatgatgacaccTTCACTTGTATCCCTTGTTATACTGATCATATTTGCCTCag TTGTTGAGCAGACCAGAGCAAGTATCTGCGTCGATAACCTAGGCCACTGCAACGATTGTGACCAAAGATGTAAGGCCAAACACGGTGCATCGGGTATAAGCAGATGTGACGGTCCGGTTGGAATGTCGTTGTGCACTTGCAGTTACGAGTGTCCAAAGTTTTGCAGGATTGGGCTTGGCAATTGCGGTGAAAGTTGTAATGACCAATGTTGTGATGCAAAATGCGCACAAAGTTACAATAGTGGACATGGAATTTGTGACACCCATAATGAAATTAGTCTGTGCCAATGCAAGTACCCTTGTAGCGATCCTAAAACAAGactataa
- the LOC104752018 gene encoding cinnamoyl-CoA reductase-like SNL6 gives MSQEKPTSCCCVLDASTYVGFWILNRLLTKGYSVHAAIRKNGESMLEEKIRDMEAKEERLEVYDVDVLDYQTILVALNNCNAVFCCLDNPEGYDEEKEVDVEVRGAINVVEACARTESIEKIVFSSSLTAAIWRDNIGTQKDVDEKCWSDLDFCLKKKLWHALAKTQSEKAAWALAMDRMVNMVSVNPGLIVGPSVAQQNPRPTMSYLKGASQMYENGVLAYVDVEFVADVHIRAFEDTSACGRYFCFNQIVNTEDEALKLVQTLSPLIPMPPRYEKEMQGSEVYEERLRNKKLNKLVEAGFAC, from the exons atgagTCAAGAAAAGCCCACTTCTTGTTGCTGTGTTCTTGATGCTTCCACTTATGTTGGTTTCTGGATTCTCAATAGATTGCTCACTAAAGGTTACTCTGTTCACGCCGCTATCCGTAAAAATG GGGAGAGTATGCTTGAGGAGAAGATCAGAGACATGgaagctaaagaagagagattagaGGTTTATGATGTTGATGTGTTAGATTACCAAACCATCCTCGTTGCTCTCAACAATTGTAATGCTGTGTTCTGTTGCTTGGACAACCCTGAAGGGTATGAT GAGGAGAAGGAAGTGGATGTGGAAGTGAGAGGAGCGATAAATGTGGTGGAAGCATGTGCAAGAACAGAGAGTATAGAGAAGATTGTGTTTTCATCTTCGTTGACTGCTGCAATTTGGAGAGATAACATTGGAACTcaaaaagatgttgatgagaAGTGTTGGAGTGATCTTGACTTCTGTCTCAAAAAGaag CTATGGCATGCTCTTGCGAAGACACAATCTGAGAAGGCAGCCTGGGCGTTAGCCATGGACCGAATGGTCAACATGGTCTCGGTTAACCCAGGCCTCATCGTTGGCCCCTCAGTGGCTCAACAGAACCCTAGACCCACCATGTCGTACCTCAAAG GAGCTTCACAAATGTATGAAAACGGTGTGTTGGCATACGTAGACGTCGAATTTGTAGCGGATGTTCACATTCGAGCATTCGAGGACACTTCGGCTTGTGGTAGATACTTTTGCTTCAACCAAATTGTGAATACGGAAGATGAAGCTCTCAAGCTTGTGCAAACTCTGTCTCCTTTGATACCTATGCCACCAAg GTATGAGAAAGAGATGCAAGGAAGTGAAGTTTATGAAGAGaggttgagaaacaagaaactAAACAAGCTGGTGGAAGCTGGCTTTGCATGTTAA
- the LOC104752019 gene encoding probable small nuclear ribonucleoprotein G → MSRSGQPPDLKKYMDKKLQIKLNANRMVTGTLRGFDQFMNLVVDNTVEVNGNDKTDIGMVVIRGNSIVTVEALEPVGRSS, encoded by the exons ATGAGTCGGTCAGGCCAGCCTCCGGATCTCAAGAA GTATATGGATAAGAAGCTCCAAA TCAAGCTTAATGCTAACAGAATGGTGACTGGAACACTTCGTGGGTTTGACCAGTTCATGAATCTTGTTGTGGATAACACTGTTGAGGTGAACGGTAATGACAAAACCGACATTGGGATGGTG GTGATTAGAGGAAACAGCATTGTCACTGTTGAAGCTCTTGAACCAGTGGGCAGATCTTCTTAG
- the LOC104752021 gene encoding transmembrane protein 208 homolog — MANQGAKKRKEENAKHMAKLRRLIIASNVVYFVVRMLIFHSSFTWKHWIGLVITSLAYAFPYKQLNQMAKPSVTDDGELIDGGFDMTTGGICGYLHDLIYITCFVQLASIISGKFWYMYLVIPAFGAYKASGLIRGFMSQGSEGGVEDEKSRKKREKMEKKASRGQVVRTRTR, encoded by the exons ATGGCGAATCAAGGAGCGAAGAAACGAAAGGAAGAGAACGCCAAGCACATGGCCAAGCTTCGTCGTCTCATCATCGCTTCCAAT GTTGTGTACTTCGTTGTGAGGATGCTGATTTTTCATTCAAGCTTTACGTGGAAACATTGGATCGGCTTAGTGATAACTTCGCTTGCTTACGCGTTTCCGTATAAGCAGCTCAATCAAATGGCTAAACCTAGTGTTACTGATGATGGTGAGCTTATCGATGGTGGATTTGACATGACCACTGGTGGAATCTGTGG GTACTTGCATGATCTCATCTATATCACCTGCTTTGTTCAGCTGGCTTCTATCATCTCTGGAAAGTTTTGGTACATGTATCTAGTG aTTCCTGCGTTTGGTGCATACAAAGCTTCTGGTCTTATTCGAGGATTTATGTCACAAGGCTCAGAG GGAGGTGTGGAAGATGAAAAGTCCCGTAAAAAGcgagagaagatggagaagaaagctTCGAGAGGGCAAGTCGTCAGGACGAGAACAAGATGA